The Flaviramulus sp. BrNp1-15 genome has a window encoding:
- the rplN gene encoding 50S ribosomal protein L14, protein MVQQESRLKVADNTGAKEVLTIRVLGGTKRRYASVGDKIVVSVKDATPNGNIKKGAVSTAVVVRTKKEVRRPDGSYIRFDDNACVLLNPTGEMRGTRVFGPVARELRDKQFMKIVSLAPEVL, encoded by the coding sequence ATGGTACAGCAAGAATCAAGATTAAAAGTAGCAGACAACACCGGAGCAAAGGAAGTTTTAACTATCCGTGTTTTAGGTGGTACTAAAAGAAGATATGCTTCTGTAGGAGACAAAATTGTTGTTTCTGTTAAAGATGCAACTCCAAATGGAAACATTAAAAAAGGAGCGGTATCAACAGCAGTTGTTGTTCGTACTAAAAAAGAAGTAAGAAGACCAGACGGATCTTATATAAGATTTGATGATAATGCTTGTGTTTTATTAAACCCTACGGGTGAAATGAGAGGAACACGTGTATTTGGTCCTGTTGCTAGAGAACTTCGTGATAAACAATTCATGAAAATTGTATCATTAGCACCAGAGGTGCTTTAA
- the rpmD gene encoding 50S ribosomal protein L30: MAKIKVTKVKSAINRTQRQKRTLEALGLKKIGQVKEHEATPNILGMVAKVSHLVSVEEA, translated from the coding sequence ATGGCAAAGATTAAAGTAACAAAAGTTAAAAGCGCTATCAATCGTACGCAAAGACAAAAAAGAACTTTAGAAGCTCTAGGTCTAAAAAAGATTGGTCAAGTAAAAGAGCATGAAGCTACACCAAATATTCTTGGTATGGTTGCTAAAGTTTCACATTTAGTTTCTGTTGAAGAAGCTTAA
- the rpmC gene encoding 50S ribosomal protein L29 has product MKQSEIKELSVAELQEKLGETKKSYSDLKLAHAISPLENPIQLRTIRRTVARIATELTKRDSQ; this is encoded by the coding sequence ATGAAACAATCAGAAATTAAAGAATTATCTGTAGCTGAGTTACAAGAAAAACTTGGTGAAACAAAAAAGAGTTATTCAGACCTAAAATTGGCTCATGCAATATCTCCTTTAGAAAATCCAATTCAATTACGTACAATTAGACGTACAGTAGCTAGAATTGCGACAGAATTAACTAAAAGAGATTCACAATAA
- the rpsQ gene encoding 30S ribosomal protein S17, translating into METRNLRKERIGVVTSNKMQKSIVVSEVKKVKHPMYGKFVLKTKKYVAHDEQNDCNEGDTVRIMETRPLSKSKCWRLVEIIERAK; encoded by the coding sequence ATGGAAACAAGAAATTTAAGAAAAGAACGTATAGGAGTTGTTACTAGTAACAAAATGCAGAAATCAATTGTGGTTTCTGAAGTTAAAAAAGTAAAACACCCTATGTATGGTAAGTTCGTGTTAAAAACAAAAAAATATGTTGCACACGACGAGCAAAATGACTGCAACGAAGGAGATACTGTAAGAATCATGGAAACAAGACCTTTAAGTAAATCTAAATGTTGGAGATTAGTTGAAATAATTGAAAGAGCGAAATAA
- the rpsE gene encoding 30S ribosomal protein S5 gives MFQKYKSAELVKPGGLDLKDRLVGVQRVTKVTKGGRAFGFSAIVVVGDEAGVVGQGLGKSKDVASAIAKAVEDAKKNLVRIPIIKGTLPHEQKGKYGGARVNIIPAAPGTGVIAGGAVRTVLEAVGVHDVLSKSQGSSNPHNVVKATFDALLQLRDANTIARDRGISLEQVFNA, from the coding sequence ATGTTTCAAAAATATAAAAGTGCAGAGTTAGTAAAACCAGGTGGATTAGATCTTAAAGATCGTTTAGTTGGTGTACAAAGGGTTACAAAAGTAACTAAAGGTGGTAGAGCATTTGGTTTTTCAGCAATTGTAGTAGTTGGTGATGAAGCTGGTGTAGTAGGACAAGGTTTAGGGAAATCTAAAGATGTAGCTAGTGCTATAGCAAAAGCTGTAGAAGATGCTAAGAAAAACCTAGTTAGAATTCCTATAATAAAAGGAACATTACCACATGAACAAAAAGGTAAATACGGTGGAGCTAGAGTAAACATTATTCCTGCTGCTCCTGGTACAGGTGTAATTGCTGGTGGTGCTGTAAGAACAGTACTTGAGGCAGTTGGTGTACACGATGTATTATCAAAATCTCAAGGATCTTCAAATCCTCATAATGTAGTAAAAGCAACTTTTGATGCTTTATTACAATTAAGAGATGCTAATACAATTGCTAGAGATAGAGGTATTTCACTTGAACAAGTTTTTAACGCTTAA
- the rplX gene encoding 50S ribosomal protein L24, whose translation MTKLKIKTGDTVKVIAGDHKGAEGKVQKVLIDKNKAIVEGVNLVKKHTKPSAQNPQGGIVEKEAAIHISNLSLLTSKGETTRIGYRMEGDKKVRFSTKSNEVI comes from the coding sequence ATGACAAAGCTTAAAATAAAAACTGGAGATACCGTAAAAGTAATTGCTGGAGACCATAAAGGAGCCGAAGGTAAAGTACAAAAGGTATTAATAGACAAGAACAAAGCGATTGTTGAGGGTGTAAACTTAGTAAAGAAACATACTAAACCAAGTGCACAAAACCCTCAAGGAGGAATCGTAGAGAAAGAAGCTGCTATTCATATTTCTAATTTATCATTGTTAACTTCAAAAGGAGAAACAACAAGAATTGGATATAGAATGGAAGGCGATAAAAAAGTAAGATTTTCAACAAAATCTAATGAAGTAATATAG
- the rplR gene encoding 50S ribosomal protein L18 has product MALTKNERRLRIKNRIRKVVSGTEARPRLAVYRSNKEIYAQIVDDVTGKTISAASSRDKDISAAKATKSEVAKLVGKSLAEKALKAGVEAIAFDRGGYLYHGRVKSLAEGAREAGLKF; this is encoded by the coding sequence ATGGCATTGACAAAGAACGAAAGAAGACTAAGAATAAAAAACAGAATCCGTAAGGTTGTTTCTGGAACAGAAGCAAGACCAAGATTAGCTGTTTATAGAAGTAATAAAGAAATTTATGCTCAAATAGTTGATGATGTAACTGGTAAAACTATCAGTGCTGCATCGTCAAGAGATAAAGATATTAGTGCTGCGAAAGCAACTAAATCAGAAGTAGCTAAATTAGTAGGTAAATCACTTGCTGAAAAAGCTTTAAAAGCTGGTGTAGAAGCCATAGCTTTTGATAGAGGTGGATATTTATATCACGGTAGAGTAAAATCATTAGCCGAAGGTGCTAGAGAAGCAGGACTAAAATTCTAA
- the rpsH gene encoding 30S ribosomal protein S8 has protein sequence MYSDPIADYLTRIRNAVRANHRVVEIPASNLKKDITKILFEQGYILSYKFDDSTVQGTIKIALKYNKETKEPVIKKLQRISTPGLRKYAGANELPRILNGLGVAIVSTSHGVMTGKQAKRDNVGGEVLCYVY, from the coding sequence ATGTATTCAGATCCAATAGCGGATTATCTTACAAGAATTAGAAACGCAGTGCGTGCTAACCACAGAGTGGTAGAGATTCCTGCATCTAATCTTAAAAAAGACATCACTAAAATATTATTCGAACAAGGATATATTTTAAGTTACAAGTTTGATGATTCAACTGTACAAGGTACTATCAAAATAGCACTTAAGTACAACAAAGAAACAAAAGAACCAGTAATTAAAAAACTTCAAAGAATTAGTACACCAGGTTTACGTAAGTATGCTGGTGCTAATGAATTACCTAGAATTCTTAACGGTCTTGGTGTTGCAATAGTTTCAACTTCTCACGGAGTTATGACAGGTAAACAAGCCAAAAGAGATAATGTAGGTGGTGAAGTTTTATGTTACGTTTACTAA
- the rpsN gene encoding 30S ribosomal protein S14: MAKESMKAREVKRAKTVAKYAEKRKALKEAGDYEALQKLPKNASPIRQHNRCKLTGRPKGYMRTFGISRVMFREMANQGLIPGVRKASW; the protein is encoded by the coding sequence ATGGCTAAAGAATCAATGAAAGCCCGTGAGGTAAAAAGAGCTAAAACAGTAGCTAAGTATGCTGAAAAACGTAAAGCTTTAAAAGAAGCTGGCGATTATGAAGCTTTACAAAAGTTACCAAAAAATGCTTCTCCAATTCGTCAGCATAATAGATGTAAACTAACTGGAAGGCCTAAAGGATACATGAGAACGTTTGGTATTTCTCGTGTAATGTTTAGAGAAATGGCTAACCAAGGTTTAATACCAGGTGTTAGAAAAGCAAGTTGGTAA
- the rplP gene encoding 50S ribosomal protein L16 gives MLQPKRTKFRKQQKGRMKGLSQRGNQLSSGTFGIKALDSKFITSRQIEAARIAATRYMKREGQLWIKIFPDKPITKKPLEVRMGKGKGAVEYWVAVVKPGRVLFEVGGVPLDVAKEALRLAAQKLPVKTKFLIARDYEA, from the coding sequence ATGTTACAGCCTAAAAGAACAAAATTTCGTAAGCAACAAAAAGGACGTATGAAAGGTCTTTCTCAAAGAGGAAACCAACTTTCAAGCGGTACTTTTGGAATAAAAGCATTAGACTCAAAATTTATAACATCTCGTCAAATTGAAGCAGCGCGTATTGCCGCTACACGTTACATGAAAAGAGAAGGGCAACTTTGGATTAAAATATTTCCAGACAAGCCTATTACAAAAAAGCCTCTTGAAGTACGTATGGGTAAAGGTAAAGGTGCCGTTGAATATTGGGTAGCTGTTGTAAAACCAGGACGTGTATTATTTGAAGTAGGTGGAGTGCCATTAGACGTTGCAAAAGAAGCATTACGTTTAGCAGCACAAAAACTACCTGTAAAAACTAAGTTTTTAATCGCTAGAGATTACGAAGCATAA
- the rplE gene encoding 50S ribosomal protein L5, whose protein sequence is MAYSPRLKEEYKSRVIAALTDEFGYKNVMQVPKLTKIVISKGVGAAVADKKLIDYAVEELTTISGQKAVATISKKDVASFKLRKGMPIGAKVTLRGERMYEFLDRLVTSALPRVRDFNGIKATGFDGRGNYNLGVTEQIIFPEINIDKVNKISGMDITFVTTAETDKEAKSLLTELGLPFQKN, encoded by the coding sequence ATGGCATATTCACCTAGACTTAAAGAAGAGTATAAAAGCAGAGTAATTGCAGCTCTTACAGACGAATTTGGATATAAAAATGTAATGCAAGTTCCTAAACTTACTAAGATAGTAATATCTAAAGGTGTTGGAGCAGCAGTTGCAGACAAAAAGTTAATTGACTACGCTGTAGAAGAATTAACAACTATATCTGGACAAAAAGCCGTAGCAACAATATCTAAAAAAGACGTTGCTTCTTTCAAATTACGTAAAGGTATGCCAATTGGGGCTAAAGTAACTTTACGTGGCGAAAGAATGTATGAATTTTTAGATCGTTTAGTAACTTCTGCCTTACCACGTGTAAGAGATTTTAACGGAATTAAAGCTACAGGATTTGATGGTAGAGGTAACTACAATTTAGGAGTTACTGAGCAAATTATATTCCCAGAGATTAATATTGATAAAGTTAATAAAATCTCAGGAATGGATATTACATTTGTAACTACTGCTGAAACTGATAAAGAAGCAAAATCATTATTAACTGAATTAGGATTACCTTTTCAAAAAAATTAA
- the rplF gene encoding 50S ribosomal protein L6, giving the protein MSRIGNNPVAIPEGVTVDVKDNVVTVKGKLGELTQNYDSIEIKVEEGNVLVTRSSDTKDQKAKHGLYRSLMHNMIEGVSKGWTKELELVGVGYRASNQGQKLDLALGFSHNIILDVAPEVKVETISEKGKNPIVKLTSFDKQLVGQVAAKIRGFRRPEPYKGKGIKFVGEVIRRKAGKSA; this is encoded by the coding sequence ATGTCAAGAATAGGAAATAATCCAGTAGCCATTCCAGAAGGTGTAACAGTTGATGTTAAAGATAACGTTGTAACTGTAAAAGGAAAATTAGGAGAGTTAACACAAAATTACGATTCTATAGAAATTAAAGTAGAAGAAGGTAATGTATTAGTTACACGTTCTTCTGATACAAAAGATCAAAAAGCAAAACATGGTTTATATAGATCATTAATGCATAACATGATTGAAGGTGTATCTAAAGGATGGACCAAAGAATTAGAATTGGTGGGTGTAGGTTATAGAGCATCAAACCAAGGACAAAAATTAGATTTAGCATTAGGATTTTCACATAACATAATTTTAGATGTTGCTCCAGAAGTAAAAGTGGAAACAATATCAGAAAAAGGAAAAAATCCAATTGTAAAATTAACATCATTCGATAAACAACTTGTTGGTCAAGTAGCGGCTAAAATTCGTGGTTTCAGAAGACCAGAGCCTTATAAAGGTAAAGGAATTAAGTTTGTTGGTGAGGTAATAAGAAGAAAAGCAGGTAAATCAGCTTAA